From a region of the Sesamum indicum cultivar Zhongzhi No. 13 linkage group LG3, S_indicum_v1.0, whole genome shotgun sequence genome:
- the LOC110011756 gene encoding EPIDERMAL PATTERNING FACTOR-like protein 8 — protein MALSRNYYKLCLSFAVAAVFFFSLTLLPPKSGGIQTSRDNEQLRKMVLGSRPPACVNKCKSCKPCEATLVIPPHRSRTKSTNYQQLSSHREDDSYYLLSWKCRCGNKLYQP, from the exons ATGGCTCTATCAAGAAATTACTACAAGCTTTGTCTCAGCTTTGCTGTTGCAGctgtcttcttcttttctctcacTTTGCTACCTCCTAAATCAG GTGGGATTCAGACATCACGTGACAATGAGCAGTTGAGGAAAATGGTGTTGGGATCAAGACCACCTGCGTGTGTGAACAAATGCAAGAGTTGCAAGCCATGCGAAGCTACTTTAGTAATTCCACCCCACCGGAGCAGGACCAAAAGTACTAACTACCAACAATTGTCGTCTCACAGAGAAGACGACAGCTACTATCTTCTCTCTTGGAAATGTAGGTGTGGGAATAAGCTTTATCAGCCTTGA